From the Ruminiclostridium josui JCM 17888 genome, one window contains:
- a CDS encoding helix-hairpin-helix domain-containing protein produces MEISVFGKKIFLSKIHVVCIITVMAFGAGILGFILKQVYHPLEKPMVEAENTAMVIKKAEPAEEQAEEEKVPDIKVYVTGCVNKPGVVTIKKGQIIEDAIKNAGGATKQADLENINLAYPLNENTMIRIKAKGTAKAASTDKTGSQSQSAKATGGSTINSGVDIIIDSLGADVGEKESNSSESSKSKLLNINKASQAELEELPNVGPATAKAIIEYREQNGGFAKLTDIMKITGIKQKTFDKIKNFICVD; encoded by the coding sequence ATGGAGATATCTGTTTTCGGCAAAAAGATATTTTTAAGTAAAATTCATGTAGTGTGTATAATTACAGTTATGGCATTTGGTGCAGGTATTTTGGGTTTTATTCTTAAGCAGGTTTATCATCCCCTTGAAAAACCAATGGTTGAAGCAGAAAACACAGCAATGGTAATAAAAAAAGCTGAGCCAGCTGAAGAACAGGCCGAAGAGGAAAAAGTACCTGATATCAAGGTCTACGTTACAGGTTGTGTAAACAAACCGGGAGTAGTGACAATCAAAAAGGGACAGATTATTGAAGATGCCATAAAAAATGCCGGTGGGGCCACAAAACAAGCTGATCTTGAAAATATTAACCTGGCGTACCCTTTAAATGAAAATACTATGATTAGAATCAAGGCCAAGGGAACCGCAAAAGCAGCAAGTACTGATAAAACAGGTAGTCAGTCTCAATCAGCTAAAGCTACAGGGGGAAGTACTATAAACAGTGGCGTTGATATTATAATTGACAGTTTAGGAGCTGATGTGGGAGAAAAAGAGAGTAATTCATCTGAAAGCTCAAAATCTAAACTTTTAAATATCAACAAAGCGTCTCAGGCAGAGCTTGAAGAGCTTCCCAATGTAGGACCGGCAACTGCAAAAGCTATTATAGAATACAGGGAGCAAAACGGTGGTTTTGCAAAGCTAACCGACATTATGAAAATAACGGGAATTAAGCAAAAGACATTTGATAAAATAAAAAACTTCATATGCGTTGATTGA
- a CDS encoding transposase, whose translation MVYELGYPKPDFQVFYGCSQGNLHPTNAIESLKSTYRRLNRQRSVFPSDTALLKAIYLATFEATKKWTMALRNWGKVYGELSIMYEGRLQQ comes from the coding sequence TTGGTCTACGAACTGGGATATCCTAAGCCCGATTTTCAAGTTTTCTACGGATGTTCGCAAGGTAATCTACACCCAACCAATGCTATAGAAAGCCTGAAAAGCACATATCGTCGTCTGAATCGTCAAAGAAGCGTATTTCCAAGTGACACAGCCCTCTTAAAGGCCATATATCTAGCAACCTTTGAGGCAACCAAGAAGTGGACTATGGCTCTCCGTAACTGGGGTAAAGTCTACGGTGAGTTGTCCATCATGTATGAGGGCAGGCTTCAGCAATAA
- a CDS encoding acyl-CoA dehydratase activase has protein sequence MSRVKCFMGIDVGSVSTNITLIDENNNLLEKLYMRTDGQPIESIRTGLTDMYERMGQSIEIVGVGTTGSGRQLAAAIVGADVVKNEITAHAVAAQKEIPDVRTIIEIGGQDSKIILLKNNVVHDFAMNTVCAAGTGSFLDRQAARLGISIEDFGAYAVRSENPVRIAGRCAVFAESDMIHKQQMGYSREDIVRGLCDALARNYLANLGKGKKLESPVVFQGGVAANIGIIQAFERALDTKIVIPKNYDVMGAYGVAILAHEGLGSSYEKTRFAGFDRLMGDYKAKSRECDGCSNGCEVVQIIIDSNPVACWGDRCGKWSGAAV, from the coding sequence ATGAGCAGAGTAAAATGCTTTATGGGAATTGATGTAGGTTCTGTAAGCACAAATATAACCTTGATTGATGAAAATAATAATTTACTGGAAAAACTCTATATGAGAACAGACGGACAACCTATAGAGTCCATCAGGACAGGTTTGACGGATATGTATGAGAGAATGGGTCAAAGCATTGAGATAGTTGGAGTAGGGACAACAGGAAGTGGAAGACAGTTGGCCGCAGCAATAGTTGGTGCTGATGTTGTAAAAAATGAAATAACCGCTCATGCAGTAGCAGCTCAGAAAGAAATTCCTGATGTCAGGACAATTATTGAGATAGGCGGCCAGGATTCAAAAATTATATTGCTAAAAAATAATGTAGTACATGATTTTGCAATGAATACAGTTTGTGCTGCCGGAACAGGCTCATTTCTTGACAGACAGGCAGCTAGATTAGGAATATCCATAGAGGATTTCGGAGCATATGCAGTAAGGTCTGAAAATCCTGTGAGAATTGCCGGCAGATGTGCAGTATTTGCTGAAAGTGATATGATACATAAGCAGCAAATGGGTTATTCACGTGAAGACATTGTAAGAGGCTTGTGTGATGCACTTGCAAGAAATTATTTGGCAAATCTGGGGAAAGGAAAGAAGCTTGAAAGCCCTGTGGTTTTTCAAGGCGGTGTTGCTGCCAATATAGGAATAATTCAGGCCTTTGAAAGGGCATTGGATACAAAAATTGTTATTCCCAAAAACTATGATGTTATGGGCGCTTATGGTGTTGCCATACTTGCACATGAAGGATTGGGAAGTAGCTATGAAAAAACCAGGTTTGCGGGCTTTGATAGACTCATGGGGGATTATAAAGCAAAAAGCCGTGAGTGTGATGGCTGTTCAAACGGTTGCGAAGTAGTTCAGATAATAATTGATAGTAACCCGGTTGCATGCTGGGGTGACAGATGCGGAAAATGGAGTGGAGCAGCCGTATAA
- a CDS encoding D-alanyl-D-alanine carboxypeptidase family protein encodes MKKVLATLIISIIILFQVTPAFCANLDIDAASYILIDAKTGSVLYENNPDMKWRPASTTKIATALIALKEGDLNQVMTASNEAVIDIGVGGMNIGIMPGEQMSLNDLLHALLIVSANETANIISENLFNDKSKFIAEMNKVALELGAKNTTFTNPCGIDEYEKDANHFSSARDLALIAKECLKYPLFREIIGQKQLSMLSPTNKHKTWNVLNTTNKLLGQSFKYGPETGDDRNQFTITGLKTGSTSRAGANFISSAINKDGLELISVILGVNNKPNRTVFDFTKTLLKAGYENYSRQMIIDRSTKIQEITVKDAANGDKVDLITNGAIEALLPNDKNEWRIDKKVNVRQDVTAPIKKGTVLGNIEYTRDGISLGKVDIVSSRTVDQTLKSKSKTYVKNIINNNIFKYIVIGVTVIICFLITRFILRKISRKRKYRLRNFN; translated from the coding sequence ATGAAGAAAGTACTGGCAACATTAATCATATCAATAATAATACTATTTCAAGTCACACCTGCATTCTGTGCAAATCTCGACATTGATGCCGCTTCATACATACTAATAGACGCTAAAACAGGAAGTGTTTTGTACGAAAATAATCCCGATATGAAATGGCGTCCTGCCAGCACTACAAAAATAGCAACTGCATTAATAGCTCTAAAAGAAGGAGATTTAAATCAGGTAATGACTGCCAGTAATGAAGCAGTTATCGATATAGGCGTGGGTGGCATGAATATTGGAATTATGCCCGGTGAACAGATGTCGTTAAACGATCTGCTCCACGCACTTTTGATAGTTTCAGCAAATGAAACTGCCAACATAATATCCGAAAACCTTTTTAATGATAAAAGTAAGTTTATAGCGGAAATGAACAAGGTAGCTTTGGAATTGGGAGCAAAAAACACCACTTTTACTAATCCCTGCGGAATTGATGAATATGAAAAAGATGCGAATCACTTTTCCTCTGCAAGAGACTTGGCTCTCATAGCAAAAGAGTGTTTAAAATATCCCCTATTTCGTGAAATTATAGGTCAGAAGCAACTTAGTATGCTATCTCCTACAAATAAACATAAAACTTGGAATGTTCTTAATACTACAAATAAATTACTGGGACAATCCTTTAAATACGGGCCTGAAACAGGCGATGACAGAAATCAGTTTACCATAACAGGTCTAAAAACTGGTTCAACTTCCCGAGCAGGCGCTAATTTTATTTCCAGCGCCATAAACAAGGATGGTCTTGAATTAATTTCTGTTATACTGGGTGTAAATAATAAACCTAATCGTACTGTATTCGATTTTACAAAAACACTTTTAAAAGCAGGATACGAAAATTACTCCAGACAAATGATTATTGACCGTTCCACAAAAATTCAGGAAATTACTGTCAAGGATGCGGCAAATGGTGATAAGGTTGATCTTATAACCAATGGAGCAATTGAGGCACTTTTACCTAATGATAAAAATGAATGGCGAATTGATAAGAAAGTAAATGTCAGACAGGATGTAACAGCTCCTATAAAAAAAGGAACAGTTCTTGGAAATATAGAGTATACAAGAGACGGGATATCATTGGGCAAAGTCGATATTGTTTCTTCAAGAACAGTTGATCAAACACTAAAATCAAAATCCAAGACATATGTAAAGAATATTATAAATAATAACATCTTTAAATATATTGTAATTGGAGTAACTGTTATTATATGCTTTTTAATTACCAGGTTTATACTAAGAAAAATATCAAGAAAAAGAAAATATAGATTAAGAAACTTCAATTAA
- a CDS encoding AMP-dependent synthetase/ligase — translation MKTEPIYQTRKITDLKDLMVQSAKLFGNRNAFYIKDKNGDYYGKTYTELKSDIDALGTALINLGLKDKKIAILSQNSAQWCTSYLTITGGVGVVVPLDKELPFNEVENLISRAGVSAIIFSSKYRSNMLKLSHNSGVEYYIDIDQTEEESDGFLSYSCLIEKGRNLLKQGDRRYLDAEIDPDAMCALIFTSGTTDLAKGVMLSSKNIVSNVRAVVSMLYIDETDSVLSILPLHHTYECTAGFLVMMYSGCCMSFNEGLKYIVQNLQETKPTILMLVPLILENMHKKIVKQASKTRLGKLKFNTAIEISNFLYNFLKIDIRKKLFKQVLNTFGGRIRLVISGAAAVNPDVSNDLCAMGIRIVQGYGLTEFSPIVAVNNDHGFRHDSAGKPLAGVDVQLENIGEDGIGEFVVSGDSVMLGYYENPSATRNVLKNGRLYTGDLGYIDDEGYIYITGRKKNVIVTKNGKNIFPEEVEAYLAKSKFVKESLVWGRFDEETGETEVNAQILPDIDEIKEMLNLNIVSNDQIRKIIHGEIKEINKQMPLYKRIKDFTIREEEFVKTTTKKIKRYVENVG, via the coding sequence ATGAAAACCGAACCGATTTACCAGACCAGGAAAATCACTGATCTCAAAGATCTTATGGTTCAAAGTGCAAAATTATTCGGGAATAGAAATGCATTTTACATTAAAGACAAAAATGGTGATTACTACGGAAAAACATACACTGAACTAAAAAGTGATATTGACGCATTAGGTACGGCATTGATAAATTTAGGTTTAAAGGATAAAAAAATTGCTATTTTATCACAAAACAGCGCACAATGGTGTACCTCGTACCTGACAATAACAGGCGGTGTAGGTGTTGTAGTCCCATTAGATAAGGAGCTTCCTTTTAATGAGGTTGAAAACCTTATTTCACGTGCAGGAGTCAGCGCAATTATTTTTTCGTCAAAATATCGCAGTAATATGTTAAAATTATCCCATAATTCAGGGGTTGAATATTACATAGACATTGATCAGACAGAAGAAGAATCCGACGGATTTTTATCCTATTCATGTTTGATTGAAAAAGGTAGAAATTTATTAAAACAAGGTGACAGAAGATATCTAGATGCCGAAATAGACCCAGATGCCATGTGTGCACTAATTTTCACATCAGGGACAACAGATTTGGCTAAAGGAGTTATGTTATCAAGTAAGAACATTGTGTCCAACGTAAGAGCTGTTGTATCAATGCTCTACATAGATGAGACCGACAGTGTTCTTTCTATTTTGCCTCTTCATCATACATATGAATGTACAGCAGGGTTTTTAGTAATGATGTACAGCGGATGTTGTATGTCCTTTAATGAGGGACTGAAATATATAGTTCAAAACTTGCAGGAGACAAAACCTACAATTCTCATGCTGGTTCCTCTTATACTAGAAAACATGCACAAAAAAATAGTAAAACAGGCTTCAAAAACCCGTTTGGGTAAACTTAAGTTTAATACTGCAATAGAAATAAGCAATTTTTTATATAATTTCTTAAAAATTGATATACGAAAAAAATTATTCAAGCAGGTTTTGAACACCTTCGGAGGCAGAATAAGACTGGTTATTTCCGGTGCAGCTGCAGTAAATCCTGATGTTTCAAATGACTTATGTGCAATGGGTATAAGAATTGTCCAAGGCTACGGACTCACTGAATTTTCACCAATAGTGGCAGTTAACAATGACCACGGGTTCAGACATGATTCTGCTGGAAAACCTCTTGCAGGAGTAGATGTTCAGCTTGAAAATATCGGTGAAGATGGTATTGGAGAATTTGTTGTATCCGGTGATAGTGTAATGTTAGGTTATTACGAAAATCCATCAGCAACCAGAAATGTTTTAAAAAATGGTCGCTTATATACCGGTGATTTAGGATATATTGATGATGAGGGCTATATATATATTACAGGCAGAAAGAAAAATGTCATAGTCACAAAGAATGGTAAAAATATATTCCCTGAAGAAGTTGAAGCATATCTTGCAAAGAGTAAGTTTGTCAAAGAAAGCCTTGTTTGGGGCAGATTTGATGAAGAAACCGGTGAAACCGAAGTTAATGCACAGATATTACCGGACATTGATGAAATAAAGGAAATGCTGAATTTAAATATTGTTTCAAATGACCAAATACGCAAGATAATTCATGGAGAAATCAAGGAAATAAATAAGCAAATGCCTCTTTATAAGCGTATAAAGGACTTTACAATTCGTGAAGAAGAGTTTGTAAAAACAACAACCAAAAAAATCAAGAGATATGTTGAAAATGTCGGTTAA
- a CDS encoding IS256 family transposase, whose product MARRKNSMSEGKKNIIASLLQEYDIKTAEDIQEALKDLLGGTIQSMLEAEMDQHLGYEPYERSNNTNYRNGKKSKSIQSTYGKMEIDVPQDRECSFEPQIVKKRQKDISSIDQKIIAMYARGLTTRQISDQIEEIYGFEVSEGMVSDITNKLLPEIEEWQQRPLSSVYPIVFIDAVHFSVRDNNVIKKLAAYIILGINEEGQR is encoded by the coding sequence ATGGCAAGAAGAAAGAATTCGATGAGCGAAGGAAAAAAGAACATTATTGCATCCCTACTTCAAGAGTATGACATCAAGACTGCAGAAGACATCCAGGAAGCACTTAAAGACTTGTTAGGGGGTACCATTCAGAGCATGTTGGAAGCCGAGATGGATCAGCATTTAGGCTATGAACCATACGAACGTTCCAATAACACCAATTACAGGAACGGAAAAAAATCCAAATCAATACAAAGTACATATGGTAAGATGGAAATTGACGTTCCACAAGATCGAGAATGTTCCTTTGAGCCACAAATCGTGAAGAAGCGTCAAAAGGATATCTCAAGCATTGACCAAAAGATCATTGCTATGTATGCAAGAGGTTTGACAACTCGCCAGATCTCTGACCAGATCGAAGAAATCTACGGATTTGAAGTTAGTGAAGGCATGGTATCCGATATCACAAACAAACTGCTTCCAGAAATTGAGGAATGGCAACAACGTCCACTATCCAGCGTTTACCCAATTGTATTCATAGATGCTGTGCACTTCTCTGTTAGGGACAACAATGTCATCAAGAAGCTGGCTGCATACATCATTCTTGGAATCAATGAAGAAGGCCAAAGATAA
- a CDS encoding 2-hydroxyacyl-CoA dehydratase: MIFTFPHLGNTYIIAKSFLDDFGAEYVVPPFNSDKTLEIGLKYCAEAHCLPFKLFVGNMVQAYEMGADTMLITGGCGPCRLGYFGEMLKKQAQDIGIKMDLITLEVPDQGLKELAARIRKVSGTANVFNIARVINSAKNISVMLDNLEHLAREKRSVQRVKGSVDKIYQGFQKDVLNVKGSEEIENLIKDTETALNQVDVNMDLKPLRVGIVGEIFTTIEPYANFWLEKMLGEIGVMVTRPVTVSGWIINEMIKKRLPFLKDNKHEEAAKKYMPHMVGGHAQHTVGNSVLNALHGYDGVIHLYPLGCMPEIVSQAILPRIEEDYGIPIMTVIRDEMTGEAGFATRVEAFIDLLKKRRDEHLNEQSKMLYGN; this comes from the coding sequence ATGATTTTTACATTTCCACATCTGGGAAACACTTATATAATTGCTAAATCATTTTTAGATGATTTTGGTGCAGAATATGTAGTTCCTCCTTTCAACAGTGATAAAACACTGGAAATAGGTCTAAAATATTGTGCAGAAGCTCATTGCCTTCCCTTTAAACTTTTTGTTGGAAATATGGTACAGGCTTACGAAATGGGAGCTGATACCATGCTTATTACAGGAGGTTGTGGGCCGTGCAGATTGGGCTATTTTGGAGAGATGCTGAAAAAACAGGCCCAAGATATTGGCATTAAAATGGACTTAATTACTTTGGAGGTACCGGACCAAGGACTAAAAGAGCTTGCAGCACGTATTCGAAAGGTAAGCGGGACAGCTAATGTATTTAATATAGCCAGAGTAATTAATTCCGCCAAAAACATTTCTGTCATGCTGGATAATCTGGAGCATCTTGCAAGGGAAAAGCGTTCTGTGCAGAGGGTGAAAGGAAGTGTTGATAAGATTTATCAAGGTTTTCAAAAGGATGTTCTCAACGTTAAAGGTTCTGAGGAAATAGAAAATCTTATAAAAGATACTGAGACTGCATTAAATCAGGTAGATGTCAACATGGACTTAAAACCTCTTCGAGTAGGAATTGTTGGTGAGATATTTACTACAATTGAGCCCTATGCAAATTTTTGGCTTGAAAAAATGCTTGGTGAAATAGGAGTAATGGTCACAAGGCCTGTGACTGTAAGCGGATGGATTATAAATGAAATGATTAAAAAAAGATTACCATTTTTAAAAGACAATAAACATGAGGAAGCTGCAAAAAAATATATGCCTCATATGGTTGGAGGACATGCTCAACACACCGTTGGAAACAGTGTGTTGAATGCACTGCATGGTTATGACGGAGTAATTCATCTTTATCCTTTGGGATGTATGCCGGAGATAGTATCTCAGGCGATTCTGCCCAGAATTGAGGAAGATTATGGTATACCAATTATGACGGTAATAAGAGATGAAATGACAGGAGAAGCAGGTTTTGCAACAAGAGTAGAAGCATTTATTGATTTACTAAAAAAGAGAAGGGACGAACATTTGAATGAGCAGAGTAAAATGCTTTATGGGAATTGA
- a CDS encoding transposase, with protein MKKAKDKKEFANDLKTIYHAPTEDTGYERMMQITDKWQDRYPNAMKSWSTNWDILSPIFKFSTDVRKVIYTQPML; from the coding sequence ATGAAGAAGGCCAAAGATAAGAAGGAGTTTGCTAATGACCTGAAGACAATCTACCATGCCCCTACAGAGGATACCGGATATGAGCGCATGATGCAAATTACGGACAAGTGGCAGGACCGTTATCCTAACGCCATGAAGAGTTGGTCTACGAACTGGGATATCCTAAGCCCGATTTTCAAGTTTTCTACGGATGTTCGCAAGGTAATCTACACCCAACCAATGCTATAG